The proteins below come from a single Candidatus Methylomirabilis tolerans genomic window:
- a CDS encoding M28 family peptidase, translating to MKASLRDRTHRSAGLSLAPAGSSSASPARSVSATSFGLRRCAVRIFRQHSDFPLEHVATSRFVPGVAWSDHRSFWRHGYCAIMVTGTAFYRYPYYHTRKDTSEKLAYPEFTRVTAGLAETFAALAIEGLESGRDSPSAAIPMPSGSPHRVRSTGSGDAPGRLRASV from the coding sequence ATCAAAGCCAGCCTTAGGGACCGTACGCATCGCTCAGCAGGTCTCAGTCTCGCGCCTGCGGGCTCATCGAGCGCCTCGCCGGCGAGATCGGTGAGCGCAACGTCTTTCGGCCTGAGGCGCTGCGCGGTGCGGATCTTTCGCCAACACTCCGACTTTCCACTCGAACACGTGGCGACTTCCCGTTTTGTCCCCGGGGTCGCCTGGAGCGATCACCGGTCGTTTTGGCGGCATGGCTACTGCGCCATCATGGTCACCGGCACCGCATTCTACCGCTACCCCTATTACCATACCCGCAAAGATACTTCCGAGAAGCTGGCATATCCGGAGTTCACCCGGGTGACGGCGGGGCTCGCCGAGACCTTCGCGGCGTTGGCAATAGAAGGGCTGGAGAGCGGACGGGACTCGCCTTCTGCGGCTATTCCGATGCCAAGCGGTAGCCCACACCGGGTTCGGTCAACAGGTAGCGGGGACGCGCCGGGTCGGCTTCGAGCTTCCGTCTGA
- a CDS encoding response regulator, with translation MAESQVSATDALGPGGPAVVLIEDERPIRRFLRATLVSHGYRLFEAATGEEGLAEAAARPPDVVILDLGLPDIDGLEVIRRLREWTTVPIIVLSARGQERDKIAALDAGADDYVSKPFGVGELLARMRVVLRHAARSLKENADPAFAVSDLHVDLVVRRVVVAGREVHLTPIEYRLLTTLIHYAGKVVTQQQLLKEVWGPQCTEQAHYLRVYVAQLRRKLEADPARPRYLLTEPGVGYRLASE, from the coding sequence ATGGCAGAGAGTCAGGTGTCGGCAACCGACGCGCTCGGACCGGGCGGACCGGCCGTCGTGCTCATCGAGGATGAACGACCGATTCGGCGCTTCCTCCGCGCCACCCTGGTCAGTCATGGGTACCGGCTCTTTGAGGCGGCTACGGGTGAGGAGGGCTTGGCGGAGGCGGCCGCCCGCCCGCCCGACGTCGTCATCCTCGACCTCGGTCTGCCCGACATCGACGGCCTCGAGGTCATCCGGCGACTCCGCGAGTGGACTACCGTACCGATCATCGTGCTCTCGGCGCGCGGACAGGAACGCGATAAGATCGCTGCGCTGGATGCGGGCGCTGACGACTACGTGAGCAAGCCCTTCGGAGTCGGCGAGCTGCTGGCGCGCATGCGGGTAGTCTTGCGGCACGCAGCGCGTAGCCTCAAGGAGAATGCCGATCCTGCGTTCGCGGTGAGCGATCTCCATGTGGACTTGGTGGTGAGAAGGGTTGTGGTCGCCGGAAGAGAGGTTCACCTGACCCCGATCGAGTACAGGTTACTGACGACCCTCATTCACTATGCGGGAAAGGTGGTAACCCAGCAGCAGTTGCTGAAGGAGGTCTGGGGCCCCCAGTGCACCGAGCAGGCCCATTACCTCCGGGTCTACGTCGCCCAGCTCAGACGGAAGCTCGAAGCCGACCCGGCGCGTCCCCGCTACCTGTTGACCGAACCCGGTGTGGGCTACCGCTTGGCATCGGAATAG